One stretch of Malus domestica chromosome 14, GDT2T_hap1 DNA includes these proteins:
- the LOC103425267 gene encoding xylan glycosyltransferase MUCI21-like has protein sequence MVYYKRYQQRKKGEEDEECQSILMEFSNSGFYKRTRPKLLTFVFLSLLSCSFILAPHLFYLNTTFSLLRLGAHDMVVYAPLGSSIANGTILCDRSNFRSDVCILKGNVRTHSGSSSIFVYRSRDKSNFTFYLSSIVEENEEENGEWLQHEKIKPYTRKWEPSTMATVTELDLIAKKDDTLGMQHQCDVQHDVPAVFFSTAGYTGNAYHEFNDGIIPLYITSQELRKKVVFVILDFHDWWLMKYGDILSQLSDYPVIDFSADTRTHCFPEAIVGLRIHDELTVDPSLMEGHRSIFDFQYLLDRAYRPRIIGLINEQEAEEKLSVSVSPASVGSLKIKKKLHEAHQLERPKLVIVSRNGSRAITNEDLLVEMAEQIGFEVEVLRPDSRTELAKIYWVLNSSDVVIGVHGAAMTHFLFMRPGSVLIQVIPLGTSWAAEAYFGEPARKLDLNYIGYKILPTESSLYDKYGKDDPVLKNPASVTKKGWQHTKEIYLEGQTVRLHLTRFKKQLLGAYDYTTERMTEHFEQQ, from the exons ATGGTATACTACAAGAGATACCAGCAAAGGAAAAAAGGGGAAGAGGATGAAGAGTGTCAGAGCATTCTAATGGAGTTTTCAAACTCTGGTTTCTACAAAAGAACAAGGCCCAAGCTCCTCACTTTcgtcttcctctctctcctttcttgcAGCTTCATATTAGCCCCTCATCTTTTCTACCTTAACACCACTTTCTCTCTATTAC GCCTTGGTGCTCATGATATGGTTGTATACGCTCCCTTGGGTTCTTCAATCGCCAACG GAACTATACTTTGTGATAGGAGCAATTTTCGATCAGATGTTTGTATCCTGAAAGGAAATGTAAGAACACACTCCGGATCCTCTTCCATCTTTGTCTACAGGTCCAGAGATAAAAGTAATTTCACATTCTATCTTTCGAGCATCGTCGAGGAAAATGAAGAGGAAAACGGGGAATGGCTTCAACACGAAAAGATCAAACCGTATACTCGGAAATGGGAACCAAGTACCATGGCCACCGTCACTGAATTAGACCTCATTGCAAAGAAAGACGATACTCTAGGGATGCAACATCAGTGTGACGTCCAACATGATGTTCCGGCGGTGTTCTTCTCAACGGCTGGCTATACTGGCAATGCTTATCATGAGTTCAACGACGGGATTATACCACTGTACATTACTTCTCAAGAACTGAGAAAGAAGGTTGTGTTTGTCATTCTTGATTTTCATGACTGGTGGCTTATGAAGTACGGAGACATTCTTTCACAACTATCAGACTATCCAGTAATAGATTTCAGTGCAGATACGAGAACCCATTGCTTTCCTGAAGCCATTGTCGGTTTGAGAATTCACGACGAGCTCACTGTGGATCCTTCGCTGATGGAGGGACATAGGAGCATTTTCGACTTTCAATATCTTCTAGACAGGGCGTACAGGCCTCGAATTATAGGTCTAATTAACGAACAAGAAGCAGAAGAGAAGCTTTCTGTTTCTGTGTCTCCAGCATCGGTAGGATCtttaaaaatcaagaaaaaacTACATGAAGCACATCAATTAGAGAGGCCTAAACTGGTGATCGTATCTAGAAACGGATCAAGAGCAATAACCAATGAGGACTTGTTGGTGGAAATGGCTGAGCAAATTGGGTTTGAAGTTGAAGTTCTGAGACCTGATTCGAGGACCGAGTTGGCAAAGATTTATTGGGTTCTTAATTCGAGTGATGTCGTGATAGGGGTTCACGGTGCCGCCATGACACATTTTCTGTTCATGAGACCTGGCTCTGTGTTGATCCAAGTGATTCCTCTTGGAACTAGTTGGGCAGCAGAGGCATACTTTGGGGAACCTGCAAGAAAGCTTGATTTAAACTACATTGGCTACAAAATTCTTCCCACAGAGAGCTCGTTGTacgacaagtatggcaaagatGATCCTGTTCTTAAAAATCCAGCTAGTGTAACCAAAAAGGGTTGGCAACACACAAAGGAGATTTACCTTGAAGGTCAAACTGTGAGACTACACCTCACAAGATTTAAGAAGCAGTTGCTTGGTGCTTATGACTACACCACTGAAAGAATGACTGAGCATTTCGAACAACAATAA